DNA sequence from the Geitlerinema sp. PCC 9228 genome:
TCTCAATCTGCTTTGAGGAACAAAATGAGCCGCATCGATTGCAAATACATCGCAGGCATAACCCAGGTCATTTAAGGCTTGAATGGTAATCCGAAAATCTTTTCCGCCGTTAGAGGTTAGCCATCCTATTACGTTTTCCAATAGGACAATTTTAGGTTTTTCGGATTGTTTTTCCAAGGCTTTCACCAATCCCCAAAATGCACGCAAGTTCTTTCCATGAATCCCTTCCAGATTACCAGCTAAAGATAAATCAATACAGGGAAATGAAGCGGTTGCTAACAAAGTTGCTGGAATTGTGCGATCGTCAATCTTAAAAATATCTTCGACTAGATAATGTTTTTGAGCATCTTTTATGTTTGGGATATCACGATTTTCATAATTGCTTGAAAATAACTTAATTTTCACGATCGCTTGTTTCAGTAGAATCGTTGGAAGCGTTGGAAGCTGAATGATTCCGATGCACGAGCAAAAATACATCGTAATAGGTACTGAATTCGTTTTGAACGGCGACGGTGACACCAATGGCGCGAAGGGATTCGATCCAGACTTGTTGTTCTGGGGGGAATTTGGGAAGCAAAGGGCGATCGCTATTTAAAGTTTGGTCTATATTGATATAGAAATTGCCGTTGTAGGGTCTTTCTAGTTGAGGAAAGGTCTTTTGAAAAACTTCCCGTTCGGGTAGAGTAGGATCGGATGAGGAAACAACGCGATCGGCAATAGGAGCACCTACTGTAAAAAACAAAATATCTTGCGGCAGCCAGCCATAGGTAACGGTGACACTGCCCATGGGTGAAGTCCAATTCACCACCGAACGACCATTGATTTTTTTATCTTCAATATTGTATTCATATTTATCAGTAATTACCTTATCTAATTTTGATAACGTCGTTTCTGCCCGCGCGCGATCGCTGGTTTGTACGAGAAAAGCTACCCCCCCTGGCAACGGAGATTTGGTTTCTTGTGGGGCTGGCAATACCGAAACGACAAACGCCCCATCCATCCAAGGCAGCAAATCGGTTTCTAAGTTTAAATCTACGGTAGATTGAAGTGCCTGGCGCAGCCATTCTACATTCAGAGGATTGAGGGGATTGAGTTTAGCGCGCTGGCTGTAGTTCTGCCAAAACCGTTGCAAATTATTTCCAGAAACCGCCAAAACCGCATCAGCACTGAGGCGACTCAGCATACTGGGGGATTCATTGCTGACCAAATAGGCTTTTTTATTAGTAGAGGTATTGGAACCACTATCTGCCGAACGCCAAGAAAGCGTTTGCAAGCGTACTCCTTCTGATTCCAACGCTACAGAACCGACAATGCCTTGATTTTGAGGGATTTGCGTAATTTTGGGGAGCGTTTCCGAGTTGACGCTGATTTTGGCAAGCCAGGCAGCTACTTCCGGTACGTTGACATACAGTCTAGCTAGGGAAAGTTTGGCATTATCGGTGTTAGCGGCTTGGGGAAGCTGCTTCCAAGCTTGCTGGTATCCCTCAGCATCAGCAATGCTGGTATTTTGTTGGTAGGCGTCGATCGCTTTTTCTAAGGTTTGCGGTTGGTTGGCAATGACGACAAAACGCTGTTGTAAAACCGCGGCGGCGTAGGTGGTTTCGGAACTGCCGATTTCCCATATGGTTACGCCTTGGTACGATCGCTGGGACCACTGGTTTTTCTCTAGCTTATCCGGCGATCGCCACATTTCGGTAAAAGCGTTGCGGTTGGCAATGGGGAAAATAGCCAGCTGCGAAGGATGGGTTTTTTCTAAAGCTGGTTGCTCGGAAGGCAAAAACGCCAGAGTCACCCTTTTGCCGACCCAGGGTTGGATATCTTGCTCGTAATTGTATCCCGTAGCTGCCGTCAAGCGATCGCGCCACTGTTGAAATGTCTTTTGTAGTTGATCTTGGGTGTTCGTCGTTCCCAACTGCCGCGCTTGCTGCCAGGTTTCCGGTTCCGTACTCATCGACACTGACAGCAATGCCGATCCGGGAATCAAGCCATCGCCCATTTGCGTCTGCGGTGGTGAATAGTGGCGTACTGCCCAAACCAAAGCAACGACACCACCACCCACTAAGAACGTTGCCGCCACCCATTTGGCTACTTGTGAAGTTGGCCAT
Encoded proteins:
- a CDS encoding DUF3352 domain-containing protein, with translation MVSERMVTGEPTGKKWPTSQVAKWVAATFLVGGGVVALVWAVRHYSPPQTQMGDGLIPGSALLSVSMSTEPETWQQARQLGTTNTQDQLQKTFQQWRDRLTAATGYNYEQDIQPWVGKRVTLAFLPSEQPALEKTHPSQLAIFPIANRNAFTEMWRSPDKLEKNQWSQRSYQGVTIWEIGSSETTYAAAVLQQRFVVIANQPQTLEKAIDAYQQNTSIADAEGYQQAWKQLPQAANTDNAKLSLARLYVNVPEVAAWLAKISVNSETLPKITQIPQNQGIVGSVALESEGVRLQTLSWRSADSGSNTSTNKKAYLVSNESPSMLSRLSADAVLAVSGNNLQRFWQNYSQRAKLNPLNPLNVEWLRQALQSTVDLNLETDLLPWMDGAFVVSVLPAPQETKSPLPGGVAFLVQTSDRARAETTLSKLDKVITDKYEYNIEDKKINGRSVVNWTSPMGSVTVTYGWLPQDILFFTVGAPIADRVVSSSDPTLPEREVFQKTFPQLERPYNGNFYINIDQTLNSDRPLLPKFPPEQQVWIESLRAIGVTVAVQNEFSTYYDVFLLVHRNHSASNASNDSTETSDREN
- a CDS encoding DNA cytosine methyltransferase produces the protein MKIKLFSSNYENRDIPNIKDAQKHYLVEDIFKIDDRTIPATLLATASFPCIDLSLAGNLEGIHGKNLRAFWGLVKALEKQSEKPKIVLLENVIGWLTSNGGKDFRITIQALNDLGYACDVFAIDAAHFVPQSRLRVFAIALQTDRVNNDLETLSNRHSSLTTNRLKQAIEHNYDLNWNFLDIPPLPERRIGDLATIVQNLSDRDSRWWSRDEVQRHLNMMTPNNVNYLQQLQDRPHYYYCTMYRRIRNKQ